The Lolium perenne isolate Kyuss_39 chromosome 6, Kyuss_2.0, whole genome shotgun sequence genome segment TGCCGCTCCACAGGCCGAGCCCGCTCAGGGATCCCATGGAGCTCTCCGCCGGCGCGCGACTCGCATCGCCACACCACTCCAGCGACAGCAGCCTCTCTGCCTGCGGCTTCATCTCGACGACGGTGGCGTCGCGCTGATCCGCCCGCGATGCACTGCCAAAAGGCAGCGCCAGGTGCTCGCCCAGGCCGGCAGCGTACCGGAGCGCGTTCAGCGCGTGGTACTCCGTGGCTACGCTGCTGTCCCCGCCGCCAGAGGACATGCCCATCATGCCCGTGCCCGTGAAGTGCGCCTCGGAGTTCGCACTCCCAAATCCGCTGGAGCCGGAGAGGATGTGGTCGTACTTGTTCCAGTCCAGGAGGCCGAGGCTGCTTAGCGGGTCGGCGGCCGTGACCGGCGGCATCATCCCGGAGAAGGACAGGTGGAGGCCAGTCTCGGCCATCTGCCGGCTATACTGATGAAGGGGCATCATCGAAATCGGCGACGTGACGGCAGCGGCGGAGGACTTCTTGCTGGCACTGGCGCGCTTGTTCTTGCGGCAGCCTCCGCCAACGGGGACGTTGCGGAGGGAGCCGCCCTTGGTCCAGTAGCGGCGACACGTCTTGCAGAAGTAGCGCGGCTGGGAGAGGCTGTAGTTGTTGTAGTAGCAGAACTTGGTGTGCGCCGAGTCGCAACGAGGACACTTGAGCGGCTGGTCGTGCTGCGGGCGCAGCCGCCGGTCCGCCGCCGCCTGCTGGGCCTGCACCTGCTCCGGGCACGCGATGATCAGCTCctccgacggcgacgacgacccCATCCCGCCCTGGTCCTCGGGGACGATGCCCTGAAAGCAAAAGCACCATCAGAACATGTTGTCACGTGGTCACAGTGTGATCTGTCTCACTGTCTGTACTCTGCAATCATCAGCGGTCGTGACAGAAGAACGCGCATAGAAGCCTCGGAATGCGCGAAAGC includes the following:
- the LOC127306485 gene encoding uncharacterized protein, whose product is MMAGAAHPMHFCMDSDWLKGIVPEDQGGMGSSSPSEELIIACPEQVQAQQAAADRRLRPQHDQPLKCPRCDSAHTKFCYYNNYSLSQPRYFCKTCRRYWTKGGSLRNVPVGGGCRKNKRASASKKSSAAAVTSPISMMPLHQYSRQMAETGLHLSFSGMMPPVTAADPLSSLGLLDWNKYDHILSGSSGFGSANSEAHFTGTGMMGMSSGGGDSSVATEYHALNALRYAAGLGEHLALPFGSASRADQRDATVVEMKPQAERLLSLEWCGDASRAPAESSMGSLSGLGLWSGMINSAAHHHHGSSAAI